The following are encoded in a window of Panicum virgatum strain AP13 chromosome 5N, P.virgatum_v5, whole genome shotgun sequence genomic DNA:
- the LOC120672827 gene encoding protein root UVB sensitive 6-like, with product MAPAVGIKRPAAQTITLPPPPSVRDALRSTIPSQPAEAPPAAERAPAAPAAAAEGFLCLEEVDGRRWSYVVDRGGAVKGRGRGGAAGPAGASVRAVPLQSPLPPAEEIMAFIRSYVVPEGFPDSVTPSYVPYMTWRALKHFFGGAMGVFTTRTLLSSVGVSQSKVTPGAIAINWILKDGAGRVGKMLFARQGKKFDYDLKQLRFSSDLLLEIGAGIELTTAAFPQFFLPMACVANVVKNVAAVTSTSTRAPIYKAYARGENIGDVTAKGESVGNIADLLGTGLSIFISKRNPSLVTSFAFLSCGYLLSSYQEVRSVVLNTLNRARFTVAVDSFIKTGHIPSLKEGNSQETIFNPPWRHEPVAIGSRFGEAFQEPASFVAIRPLFEDERYIVTYNPTKDKVYALLKDQAKSDDIIKAAFHAHVLLHFINASHARRLKQKQRQANPDRSDYGSLYSRNMDFLAHIAESCKIVSSSYGTFKKKAREQGWIMSESLLNPGKARLCGAKPL from the exons atggcgccggcggtggggatCAAGCGCCCGGCCGCGCAGACCatcacgctgccgccgccgccgtcggtgcGCGACGCCCTGCGGTCCACGATCCCGTCGCAGCCCGcagaggcgccgccggccgcggagagggcgcccgcggcgcccgcggcggcggcggaggggttcCTGTGCCTGGAGGAGGTGGACGGGAGGCGCTGGAGCTACGTGGTGGACCGCGGCGGGGCCGTCAAGGGGAGGGGCAGGGGCGGGGCAGCGGGCCCCGCGGGGGCCTCCGTCAGGGCCGTGCCGCTGCAGTCGCCGCTTCCGCCGGCCGAG GAAATAATGGCATTCATAAGATCGTATGTCGTACCTGAAGGGTTTCCAGACAGTGTTACACCTTCATACGTCCCATACATGACCTGGAGGGCTTTGAAG CATTTCTTTGGTGGAGCAATGGGAGTATTTACGACAAGAACCTTGCTGAGCTCTGTTGGAGTCTCTCAAAGCAAGGTTACACCAGGTGCCATTGCTATCAACTGGATCCTCaag GATGGTGCTGGGCGTGTTGGTAAAATGCTTTTTGCACGTCAAGGAAAGAAGTTTGACTACGACCTAAAGCAG CTGCGGTTTTCTAGTGATCTCTTGCTGGAGATAGGAGCTGGTATCGAATTAACTACTGCAGCATTCCCTCAATTTTTCCTGCCTATGGCTTGCGTAGCAAATGTTGTAAAG AACGTCGCTGCTGTTACATCAACCTCAACACGCGCTCCAATCTATAAGGCCTATGCAAGAGGAGAAAACATTGGTGATGTCACTGCTAAAGGCGAATCTGTCGGGAACATTGCAGATCTG TTGGGTACTGGTCTGAGCATCTTTATCTCAAAAAGGAATCCATCGCTGGTGACTTCGTTTGCCTTTCTGTCCTGTGGATACCTCCTGAGTTCATATCAAGAG GTAAGATCTGTTGTGCTGAATACCCTAAACAGGGCAAGGTTTACAGTTGCAGTGGATTCCTTTATTAAAACTG GTCACATTCCCTCCTTGAAGGAAGGAAACTCACAGGAGACCATATTTAATCCACCTTGGCGGCATGAGCCAGTTGCAATAG GTTCACGATTTGGAGAAGCATTTCAAGAGCCTGCTTCATTTGTTGCCATCAGACCTCTATTTGAG GATGAGAGATACATAGTAACATATAATCCAACAAAGGATAAAGTATATGCTTTGCTCAAGGACCAAGCGAAATCAGACGACATTATCAAAGCTGCTTTCCAT GCTCATGTGCTACTGCATTTCATAAATGCATCACATGCACGGAGGCTGAAGCAGAAGCAGAGGCAGGCAAACCCGGACCGATCAGACTATGGAAGCCTGTACTCAAGAAACATGGATTTCCTGGCACACATTGCTGAATCTTGCAAAATCGTTTCTTCATCATATGGAACATTCAAGAAGAAAGCGAGGGAACAG GGTTGGATAATGTCCGAATCACTGCTCAACCCTGGAAAGGCTCGATTGTGTGGGGCAAAACCACTATGA
- the LOC120672828 gene encoding 2-C-methyl-D-erythritol 4-phosphate cytidylyltransferase, chloroplastic-like — MELRLCLRLHAPLPPAATPPPPLFPAPAVLPASRRLRTGGSFGVALSAPRRHTRRSNPAIRAAVADGKQGVAVKERSVSVILLSGGQGKRMGASMPKQYLPLLGLPIALHSLKTFCQLKEVKEVVVVCEPDYCDVFEGSIKNLQIPLKFACPGKERQDSVFNGLQEIDGDSELVCVHDSARPLVSSEDLKKVLEDAAVHGAAVLGVPVKATIKEANSDSFVVKTLDRKTLWEMQTPQVMKPKLLKDGFELVRRDGLGVTDDVSIVEYLKHPVYITEGSYTNIKVTTPEDLLLAERLMNEK; from the exons ATGGAGCTCCGCCTCTGCCTCCGTCTCCACGCGCCCCTCCCTcctgccgcgacgccgccgccgccgcttttcCCGGCGCCCGCGGTGCTCCCGGCGTCCCGCCGCCTTCGGACGG GTGGGAGCTTCGGGGTCGCTCTTAGCGCTCCTAGGCGGCACACGAGGCGTTCGAATCCGGCAATCCGCGCTGCCGTAGCCGACGGCAAACAG GGTGTGGCTGTGAAGGAGAGGAGCGTCTCGGTGATCCTCTTGTCCGGAGGGCAGGGAAAGAGAATGGGG GCAAGTATGCCAAAGCAGTATCTGCCACTACTGGGACTACCAATTGCATTGCACAG TTTAAAAACATTCTGTCAACTGAAGGAAGTCAAAGAAGTCGTGGTAGTGTGTGAACCAGACTACTGTGATGTATTTGAAG GTTCTATCAAGAACTTGCAAATACCTCTTAAATTTGCATGCCCAGGAAAAGAGAGACAGGATTCTGTTTTTAATGGACTTCAG GAAATTGATGGGGACTCAGAGCTTGTCTGTGTCCATGATTCTGCAAGGCCCTTAGTTTCTTCTGAAGATCTAAAAAAG GTCTTAGAAGATGCTGCTGTGCATGGAGCAGCTGTTCTTGGTGTGCCTGTGAAAGCTACAATAAAGGAG GCCAATAGTGATTCTTTTGTCGTAAAAACCCTTGACCGGAAGACTCTCTGGGAAATGCAAACTCCACAG GTTATGAAGCCCAAATTACTCAAAGATGGTTTTGAACTTGTTAGACG GGATGGCCTTGGAGTCACTGATGATGTATCTATTGTGGAATATCTCAAACACCCAGTCTATATCACAGAAGGCTCTTACACAAACATTAAG GTGACCACTCCTGAAGACTTGCTTCTGGCTGAGCGCCTGATGAATGAGAAATGA